The Gordonia westfalica genome window below encodes:
- a CDS encoding helix-turn-helix domain-containing protein: MSDIPEWRAGSLADNLAVALRTRLAETGVSQGDLARRAGVSEKHLSQVINGRAGASVATWDRLFVALNTANDARQDTVGGEL; this comes from the coding sequence GTGAGCGACATTCCGGAGTGGCGTGCAGGATCGCTCGCCGACAACCTCGCCGTCGCACTGAGGACCCGACTTGCCGAGACCGGAGTCTCGCAGGGCGATCTCGCGCGTCGCGCCGGCGTCAGCGAAAAGCACCTGTCGCAGGTCATCAACGGACGCGCCGGTGCCTCGGTAGCAACCTGGGACCGACTCTTTGTCGCGCTGAATACAGCGAATGACGCTCGCCAAGACACCGTCGGGGGTGAGTTGTGA